GCCCCATCAAACCCGGATCTTGAGTCGGGGCGATCAAACCCCCAACCGTCAATAAAGTGAACCGAACCTATGACGAAATCGAGATCCCATTTTTTTATTATACCCCTTATCTCCCCCTCCCGCTCAAAATTATAGTCTATTTCCATCCCCTGCCGGACGCATATACCGGAGGCGTTCATCCGCACTACTTCCAAGACTTCCGGCCTTATCCTTCGTCCCCACTCTTCGTGTTCAGCCAGGCCGATTTCGGTTATCCCTTGCCTTCGCGCCTGATCGAGGAATTGTCTTATCCGCTCCTCTGTGTACTCGTACTCTCCGTGAGCGAGAACGTGCACGTGGTAATCAACCAGCATCCGTCAAGCCCCCTGCCTCAAAATTGTCTGATCATCAAAACCTGACCGGTGACCGAATATAATTTATTGCATCGCCAAGGCCATTGTAATACAATTGGAACGAAGTTCAGGTTTCGCGCGAAGGAGGTTAACATGGCTAATATAATCCCCTTTATTGGTTTAAGGTACAACACTAATAAGATACCAAATCTGGCTTCTGTAGTCACCCCGCCTTATGACATAATCGACGAAGCCGCCCAGGTCCGGTACTATGCCGAGCACCCTGCCAACGTGATCCGTCTTGAACTTGGTCTCGAATTCCCCAACGACGATGAGAACAACAACCGCTACACCCGGGCCGCCGAGTACATGCAACGGTGGATTGAAGAGGATATCCTGGTTTATGAAAGTAAACCTGCCCTCTACTTCTACCAGCAGGAGTTCAATATCCAGGGGAATACCGTCGTCCGGAACGGCTTTATCTGCGGTCTTAAAGTAGAAGCATACGATAAAGGCAATATCCTACCCCACGAAGAGACCCTGTCCAAGCCCAAAGAAGACAGGCTGCGTTTGCTCCGGGCTACCCAAGCCAATTTCAGTTCGATCTTCGGGCTGTATTCGGATCCAGAAAAGACTATCGATAGCGCGTTGCAAGCAGCCATAAGCGATACTTCTCCCACCTCTGAACTAGTCGACGAAGTCGGGGAAACTCACCGTCTGTGGGTGATTACCGATAATGAAACCATCCGCACTGTGGTCGAGGCCATAAAAGACAAGAAGATCTTCATCGCTGACGGCCATCACCGGTATGAGACCGCCCTCGAATATGCCCAGGAAATGGAGGCTAAAGGCTTACCTGGATACGATTACGTAATGATAACTTTGGTAAACTTGTATGATCAGGGTTTAATTATCCTTCCCACTCACCGCGTGGTAAAGAATCTGGAAGGTTTCGACCTGGAAGCTTTTCGGGTAAAACTCGGCTCCTATTTCAACGTTCGGCCCTTTGGTTCGGCTGACCAACTGTCAGCGTTTCTTAAAGCCATGGAAGAACAAGGTGAAGATCAACAGGTTTTCGGTATGTATGGTCAAAACGGAGTTCTGTACATCTTGAGCCTTAGGCCCAACGTCGAGATAACACAAGCCTTGCCGAATGATAAATCAGAGGCTTGGAAACGGCTCGACGTTGCGGTTCTCGATAACCTCGTACTCGACCACATGCTGGGCATCGGGGCTTCGCAGCGCAAAAACCAAGAATACCTGGCTTACACCAAGGACGCACAGTGGGCAGTGCAACAGGTCGACAAGGGCCTTTATCAAGTCGCCTTCTTCCTCAACCCCACCCGGGTCAAGGAAGTGGTAGACGTTGCCCAAGCCCGTGACAAGATGCCCCAAAAAGCAACCTACTTTTATCCCAAGCTGTTAACCGGTCTGGTCATAAACCACCTGGCCAAGAACATCAGCGGTTAAAGCTTAACTTGGAAAATCCAGACTTCTGAGAAAGACCTCTTGAAAATCCGGCTGACTAGCCAGCTCAAGGTAGCGGATGGAACGCGCAAGGCGGTCAGCCTCTTTTTGTTTTTCTCGAGATAAGAGGGCCATTATGGCACCTTCAGCCGCTGCATTGCCGATTCCTATAATGCTTTCCGGTCTGACAGGCGGCAAGAGACCTAAGCGAAGGATACTGGCCGGGCGAAGGTATTGGCCGAATGTACCCGCCAGGTATACCCGGTCTAAGTCTGATACGGAGAGCCCCGCCCTCTCCAACATTATGTCAACTCCTGTCCTGATCGCCGCCTTGGCTAATTGCAGTTGCCGGATGTCATTTTGGTTGATCCCTACTCTCCTCAATTCAGGGGCAGCGGACTCATTCAAAACAAATGATCCCTGAGGTCCGCCCTGGATTGGGCTCAGAGTTCCGTTCTGGTTAAGCCAACCTAATTCCAACATAGCGGCCACAAGGTCAATCAACCCGGAACCACAAAAGCCAAGCGGCGGGCCTTCTCCTAGAACATTGAACTGGATCTTATCTTCTTGTACCCATACCCTGTCAACAGCCCCCGGCTCAGCGCGCATTCCTGACGATATGTTGCCGCCTTCGAACGCAGGGCCAGCGGCTGCAGAACACGCCCACCACTCTCCTTTATGGTAAAGAACCATCTCTCCGTTGGTCCCTATGTCGAGATAAAGAAACGTTTCTCGGCCGTGCAGATCCAGGGTTAAAAGACCTGCCACCACGTCTGCTCCCACGAAACCCCCGACCTGGGGGAGGATTCTAACTTGTCCCCGGGGATGAATCCTGATCCCAAATGTTGATGCTGTTTCAGACCAACTGTGCCTAAATACCCCAACGAAAGGTGCCCCTCCAAAACCACGAACATCAAGGCCTGCAAACAGGTGCAGCATTACCGGATTGCCCACCGCCACCACCTGATACACGTCGGCAGGGCTTACCCCGTGAAAACTGGTCAGTTCGTCGATCATCGAATTAACGGCCGCAACTAAGACCTCGTTGAGGCGGGTTAACCCTCCCCTGTTCTCTGTGGCCCGGCTAACGCGCGAAATCACGTCTGCCCCGTACGTTTTCTGAGGATTGCCACGAGTCACTACCGACAGCCGTCGCCCATCTTCCAGGTCAACCAAAGCAGCATACAGGCTGGTAGTTCCTATGTCAACCGCTACTCCCAACACGCGGGGCGTGCTGCTTGCGGTCACCTCGACCAAACAGGGTCCGATCGCAACGCCGTTTAACGAAACCTCGCCCCTGCTAACTTCAGTGCTGAGCCGGTTCCAATTATCGAAAGTCAGGCACAAATGAGACTCGGGAAAGGCTTGGGCAAGGCGTTCCCAAAGAGTCTCAGTGCCCTCTTCTGTCCGTGGAGGGACAGCCCCGCTGATCCTCTTCACCTCGGGTGCGATTTCAAATCCGAGCGCACGCCCTTCGGCTTTCAGAAATGGGGACAGTTCCATTGAAGATAAGTATACCTGCGCCGGCCCTAACACCCGGCAGTGACAAGCCAGCCGAAAACCAGGCGACACGCCTTGCTCCAGCATGAAGCGGCTTTCTTCCGGCCCGGGAGGCGATACTTCACCTTCTACCCGCACCCAGCAGTGCCCGCATGTCCCTCTACCACCGCATTCTCCTTTTACGTGATGCCCGCGGCTCTCGAG
The sequence above is drawn from the Syntrophothermus lipocalidus DSM 12680 genome and encodes:
- a CDS encoding ASKHA domain-containing protein, producing the protein MVRGTKLEVYVGSHQAEEIWTLPGQLLWDILESRGHHVKGECGGRGTCGHCWVRVEGEVSPPGPEESRFMLEQGVSPGFRLACHCRVLGPAQVYLSSMELSPFLKAEGRALGFEIAPEVKRISGAVPPRTEEGTETLWERLAQAFPESHLCLTFDNWNRLSTEVSRGEVSLNGVAIGPCLVEVTASSTPRVLGVAVDIGTTSLYAALVDLEDGRRLSVVTRGNPQKTYGADVISRVSRATENRGGLTRLNEVLVAAVNSMIDELTSFHGVSPADVYQVVAVGNPVMLHLFAGLDVRGFGGAPFVGVFRHSWSETASTFGIRIHPRGQVRILPQVGGFVGADVVAGLLTLDLHGRETFLYLDIGTNGEMVLYHKGEWWACSAAAGPAFEGGNISSGMRAEPGAVDRVWVQEDKIQFNVLGEGPPLGFCGSGLIDLVAAMLELGWLNQNGTLSPIQGGPQGSFVLNESAAPELRRVGINQNDIRQLQLAKAAIRTGVDIMLERAGLSVSDLDRVYLAGTFGQYLRPASILRLGLLPPVRPESIIGIGNAAAEGAIMALLSREKQKEADRLARSIRYLELASQPDFQEVFLRSLDFPS
- a CDS encoding DUF1015 domain-containing protein, with translation MANIIPFIGLRYNTNKIPNLASVVTPPYDIIDEAAQVRYYAEHPANVIRLELGLEFPNDDENNNRYTRAAEYMQRWIEEDILVYESKPALYFYQQEFNIQGNTVVRNGFICGLKVEAYDKGNILPHEETLSKPKEDRLRLLRATQANFSSIFGLYSDPEKTIDSALQAAISDTSPTSELVDEVGETHRLWVITDNETIRTVVEAIKDKKIFIADGHHRYETALEYAQEMEAKGLPGYDYVMITLVNLYDQGLIILPTHRVVKNLEGFDLEAFRVKLGSYFNVRPFGSADQLSAFLKAMEEQGEDQQVFGMYGQNGVLYILSLRPNVEITQALPNDKSEAWKRLDVAVLDNLVLDHMLGIGASQRKNQEYLAYTKDAQWAVQQVDKGLYQVAFFLNPTRVKEVVDVAQARDKMPQKATYFYPKLLTGLVINHLAKNISG